The Ficedula albicollis isolate OC2 chromosome 1, FicAlb1.5, whole genome shotgun sequence nucleotide sequence AGCTGACAGCGTTTGTTCCAAcaaatcaattaaaattaaatatctgatttttGTCTTAAGGAGACTTCTGCAAACATGGCATCTGAATGCACCAGCAATTTTactgctcagcctggccctgcagacCGATTGACAAGCTGCAAGGACGAACATTTCTTACTGCTGAAATTCTATCTCTCCGTCCTTTACAGCCTGATCTTCCTGGTGTGCTTCCCAGGGAACATTGTGGCAATTTTTGTTTACTGTGCTAAGATGAGgccctggaaaagcagcaccatCATTATGTTGAACCTGGCTATCACTGACCTACTGTACGTAGTCACGCTTCCTTTCTTTATACACTACTATGCTAATGGCAATGACTGGATTTTTGGAGACTTCATGTGCAAGtttattcagttttgtttctacTTCAACATGTACAGTGGTATTATCTTCCTTAGCTGCTTCAGCATCTTCCGTTTTTTGGTAGTTGTGCACCCAGTGAAATGCCTGTTTCTTCGGAAGCCGAGGTGGGCAGTGGTGACTTGCTCAGTCGTTTGGATGATCTCCCTGGTGGCCCTCAGCCCCTTGGCCATCCTGATTGCCCCAAGCCACAGGCAGAACAAGACAATCTGCCCAGACCTGGTTGCTGCTGAGGACTTTGGCACAAGTCGCTGGTACAGCTGGGGACTGACTGTGTTTGCCTTCTTCTTGCCCTTGCTCACGGTGACTCTGTGCTACGTGCTCATCATTTGCATCCTGGCCACTGGGCTCCACACACAGGCTAGCTACAAGCAAAAGGCTCGCAGACTCACTGTTCTCCTCTTGCTGGTCTTCTATGTGTGCTTCCTGCCCTTCCACGTCTTTCAAGGCATTAGTCTGGAGCTCCGAGTACAGCCAGTTAGCTGCCGCTTGAAGAAAACCATCCTTTTTGTGTTTATTATAACTAAACCTTTAGCAGCATTAAATACTTTTGGAAATTTGCTGCTCTATGTAGTGTCAGGAGATAACTTCCAGCAGGCAATACTCTCGCTCTTCAAGTTTTGGACAAACAAGAGATTGAAGTAGAAGAGATTGATGCCATTTAGCATTTACAGAGGAAGTATTGAGTCCTGCCCTCAACCAGCCAGGCACAACTTCCCTGCCACCAGAGCACTCAGGTTAACCCAGCCAGTGCCAAAGGAGAGTTAATCTGTTCTGAGTTACAAACTGATCATCAAATGAGAGAATTtatgattaaaaagaaaaagttttaaataaaatacaaataaatgaagTGTGAAACttctcagaaatgtttctgtggtTGCTTCCTGAATCCATGTTAGCTTTTTTGGACAATGgccagtttcagaaaaaaatacaaatctatTAGTGGCAGATGCAGATTCAGGATGGGAGTAatcctaaattaattttatcaacTTAAAAGGTAAGTGTAGTCTGATCTAGGCACCTGTCTGACTTTCTTCCTAAGCCATGGAGAGGGGTAAGACCCTCTGGATATGAAAACCTGTCTTAGACCTGTAGGAGGTTCATCTCACCTCCCTGGAGACATTGACAGGGGAGGTTTATGCATATATCGAATTACTTTGTCCtcattttataattttccattataatggaaagaaataaacagttttaGAGTGTGATCCACTGAATTATTCTTGATGTCTGCATTTGGACAAAGTGAATCGTGACCTAGAAGTGCCTGTTTCTCTCCACTGGCTGTAGAAGTTAAGTAGATCAGACACAGACTCAAATGTTCGTGCCTGCTTTTAGAGAGCTGAGGTGCAGCTCTAGTACTGACTGGGATGGATCACTCTCCAGTGGTGGCTAAAAGTGCAGCTCACACAGTAAGACCCTGTTCAGTGCCTTTAGTGATTGCCTGAAGAGTAATGGAGGGGTAATACAAGATTGCTTTTACAATGATTTTCCACACTACTGGTATAGAATCTGTGCAATCACAGAGCAGTTTTTcttggaagggatctttaaagGCCATAGAGTTTAGTCCCCCTacaatgagcagggacatcttcaactcgaccaggttgctcagagccatGTCCAACCTGATCTTGAAAGTTTTCAGGGGTGGGAAATCCACCGCCTCTCTGGGCTACCTGTGACAGTGTTATACCACCTTCATCAtcaaaaatttcttccttacatTTAGTCTGAAACTGCCCTATTAAAGTTTTAGACCATAAGTCCTTTTCCTATTGGTAAAACCCCTATTAAAAAGTATCTCCCCATTTTTCTTGTAAGCCCCCTTTAAGCATTGGAAGGCTGCAATCAGGTTGTCTTGGACATTCTCTACtacaggctgaacaatcccaattttctcagcctttcctcataggagaggtgttccCACCCTCTGATTATCCTCACGCCTACgtctggactctctccagtgctggggccccagagctggacacagcactccaggtggggtttcatgagagtggagcagagggggcagaatgccctgctggccacacttctttggatgcagcccaggatgtggtTAGCTGTGAGCATACATTGCTGGCTCATTTTGCATTCACCAGTACCACCAAGTCTTTTTCCACAGTTCATaggaaatcaaaataattttgcccATTATATTATTCAGTGAAGCTCTTCTTGGTCACACCAAGTAAGGAACAGCTTTGGGTAATAGCATATATGAGAAGCAATATAGGCTGTCTCATGAGGATAAAAATAGACTTGTAGAAAAGTATGAGTCTAATACTTGAAGATATATCTAGAGAGGTCCCAGTATCAACTGAGGTACCCCAGCCAACAGCAATACAAAAATATTAGCAACATAATATTCAGAGCCCAAAAGTATGATCACAGAGTGAATCcttcaatacatttttataacCACCTTATTTCATGTTTCATTACTTTTGCTCTCTACCCCAAAATATCCATTAATCGATGGGAACACATGCTGCCTCAAGGCTTTCATGTGACCCTTCTCCTCATCCAACCCCTCTATGCATGGGCTGGTCTTACAGGGACCACCAGACCCAGACCACTAGAGCACCACCTCCATTAAACACATGCCCAAGTGACTGGCAAACAGCCTGTGACTCCCCTGTGGCATAGGGAGCACATTTCCTGCCAGTCTGGGAAGAACACAAAGCAGCAGGCTTGCTGAGGGAGTGAGAGGAGGTAAGAAACCATCCCTGACGTAGCAATGTGGGGAAAAGAACAACAGCATTTCTCTGGGCCAGGGCAGAAGATGGcctatgaagaaaatattctgtcagAAATCAGAGCAGGAAGACATTTTGCTCCCAAAATAGGCCATTGTATTTTAATTCACCCTTAGCTGCTCATCAAAAacttctgcacagcacagcatggtTTCCTCTGAGACCACTATTCAGCCTCAAATTGTGGATGAGCTGCATGATACACCATGAGAAGGCAATGATGAACATGGCATTTTAGCAgttttttaagttattttatCAAAAAAGCACCAAGTTATTGTTTTacgtttgtttgtttgtttgtttgtttgtttgtttgtttgtttgtttgttttaaggtAAAATCAGACTTTTATGTTATGTTTTAAGCCTCTGCTGCATATCAACATCTAAGTTTTTTAGCTCCAATTGAGTTCTACCTTAATTTCTACAGCATGGAGTCTGGTTCTTCTGGTATTTGAGCTAGAAAAGGGACTGCCTCTGTTTTTGCAACAACATGTTGGTAGGTTTTGCTTTCAACATTAAATTAAGATCTGTATTAGCCTCACTTCAGCTCTACTTGATGCTTTCTGGATAAATGACTCAGCACACTTGTTTGTACATGCAGGCTACGtactccttttttaaaatggaagatgCCTGGAATAtcaagggatggggcatccacaactttgTGAACCTTTTTACACAAACAAGGGAGAAACCCTTTCAAAGAGAAACCCAGGTGGTGCCTTCAGCATGACAGTGGCAAATTGTACACTTGGTTTGGAAGTGTAACCACACAAGGAAGGACATACAAAATGCTCTTTGGTCCTGCATCAGAGGAAGAGGACAAGAAACTTATGCCAATTTATCAGCTGTGTCCATCCCTAAGAAGTAAACCTGAACCTCAATTAAACATGCCAGTATATAAGCACTGTATTGAAAAACTATGACTGCCAGTAACCTTTCTTCTTCTACATGTACGAATCTGATGCAAATACCTCCTAGAATTTCCCCACAGATCCATCAGCACATGTCCACTTTATAAAACTACCTACCCAAGCATCAACCTCAGTGGGTTTGCATATGCAAACCCTGAGGGACAGAGGCAGGGATTACTTAACTAAAGAAAGCACATGCACTAGGTTGAGAACATTAGCCACAGGCATTAGCACAAATTGGCCACAGGCATTGGCACAGGCATCCAGACATTAACCACAAATTATGCTGAAATTTTGAATCTCTTGACTAAAgccttcccaaattcctgtggTGTGTTGGGCCAGGAtgacagggatggtgacagcaccaaaataaaatattagaatagtttgggttgaaGGGGGCTTTTAGAGGCCATCTAGTCTAACCtacagggacaccttccaccaggcAGGTGGAAGCTGGGAGCCCCAGAGGTGGATCCAGCACTCCTGGTGGGGTCTCATGGGAGTGGAGGGGAGAATCACCTCCTTCACCCTGCTAGCCACGGTTTTTTGGTGCAGTCCAGATATATTTGGGTTTCTGGACGCATTGCTCACATTGCCAGGTCATGCCTAGCCTCTCAACAACCACTACCCTGAATctttctcagcagggctgctctcaatatcttcatcccccagcctgtgttgatcCTGGAGGTTCCCTCAACCCAGGTGCAGCATCTTGCACTTGGCCCTGTTGAAACTCTTGAGCTTCTCATGAGCCCACTTCTCAAGACTGTAAATAAATCATGGTTTTGTACAGTAGCAGAAAACAAGCATGTCGGGGATTTCTGAATTTTACATAATTCCGCCGGGGAGGTACAGAGGACAATCACACCAATGTGCAGCATTTATTCTCATTGCTGCATatcacagccacagcagaagGTTTTGTTCCTATTGATCTTCAGAAGTGACTTGAGAAAGCAGTCTGTTTTGCTCACTCTTCTGATCAGCTGGGCAGTTTCTCACCAGAGGTACAGAAACATGGGAGAAGCAGCCAAATGTCTGCATTTGTACCATTGTGTTTCTCCTCCACTACCCACAGAGGGGCTGAACTGAGTGCATCAGTCATGCTCTGGCTCATCCCCAACCAGCAGGGCTGACAACTCATGCAAACACAGGGGAACAAAATTTCTGCAAGAATCACCAGTGCAGACCAAAACTCCTTGTCCCGAGCAAATGCAGGTGTCTGATTTTCAGAATGGCTCTGGTACCTCAGCCCCACAGAGGGGTGGGGGTCCAGGGATGTTCCCATGACTTGCTTTTCATGTCACCTCGATCCAGATCCAAAGACAACATCCCTCCTTTCCTGCCCAGCATGTTGGAGATTGgggcctggcacaggcacagagatgcTGGTGTTTTGGGAAGGTTGTGGAAAAcatttgggaatgttttgggaGCATTGTGGAAGGTGGACATGTAAAGCTAGGAAGGGTGGCATGTAGAGACCTGCCAGAACTCACTGCTCCTTGGGAGTTCCCAGTAATATCCCCCTGGGGAAAGATGTAGAGGTTTGAGAGCTTCCTCTCACCTGCCCTTCCTTTTATGTGTGATGGAGAAACAAGCCTGTAGCAGGGAAATGCTTTCTTTCTTACTTCTACCTCAAAAAGAAgtccaacagcagcaaaatcttTTCCTTACATGCATTGAAATGTGCATGTGGAAAACCAGAGCTGATTTCTGCCGTTGGGGGTCTTCTCTGGAAGGGGCTGATgtggctgtgcagctcagctggggctggggacatcCTGGTGCTGTGGTTCAAACACAAGAGGGAAGGACAGTTTGGCTGTGAGTCCAGGATAAAaaccagagcaggctgctgaTTCACCTGTAAGTCAGTGTCAGACAAGCACCAAGAATAGTTCTGATCCTGGAGCTGAATGACCCTCCCATGTAACCAGAGATTCTCTGCATCTCCCCCTAATTATTTCCCCTGCCACATTTTATCCCCTTAGAGTTCCAAGCTCTTGGGGGCAGGTGTCTTAGTGAGTATTTGCACAGCAGGACCTGAATCCCAAATGGGCCCTCCTGGCATTATGAAAATTCAATCCAGGGCTTCAGCCATAAAAATGTAAACGATGTAGCAACTTATCATTTGTGAGTGTAgagacacacaaacacacatatgCAGATACAAATGCATGGGGAAGCAGTGCCTAATGCAAAAGTACAACTCTTTTAAAGTAACAGTGCCATGTTGTGCCCAAAGCTCTTCCTCTGGATATGAATATACATTTTACTTGTCCCTTTTCTCTCTTGTAGAATAAAAGTAGTGTGACTCTGAGGACAGAAGTCAGCTGAACAGAAATCCCTTTTCAGGACAAAAAGCAACTGCTACAAAAGTAATTGCAGCAACGCACAAAATCTCCTCAAGCAGctttaaaaagttttgtgaTTTTCATGCATAGTTTTCTGCAGTATACAATTATTAAGATTCTACTGCTGATTTGAAGACCATTCTCTAAGtatgctttttatttatgcCTAATATCAATAGCACCTAAAGCtatttagctttctttttttcccatggaaactAGCTCTATTATGCAGTTTGCTAAATTATAATGTTGTGTACTAAAACGGATTTGGATGTGTGTTCAAGGGCAGGCTATTCAAGTCTGGGGTATTTGCTTGCATAAATTTTGATGTAAATTTTGCTCTTAATATATTAGTATTTCAAGATTAATGAAATAGATTATTATATTTCTCCACTGCAAAATTGAGTGTGTTTTACAATCCCAGCAGTTTAAGTTTTATTCACATACATAGAACACAAAGAATATTCTCATCTGACCTGGcttaaatatataatttacaTTGCATAGAGCTGCATTGCTCTCTCAAGGTGGCTATTTTTGACCCATGTACTATAAAGGACCCGTCTTTTTCTCCTCAGGGGAAGAAATTgtctgtcttttatttttttttttagttttaaatttccttttttttctcagtagtCATTCTGGTTAAAATGTCCTCAACCAGTTCCAGATAACATAAAGGCCTAGCTCTGAGACAGCTGTCTAGAGTGTTTTTATAGCCAGTTGGCAGAATTGAGAGCTTGCAGGGACCAATTATCCCCCACCAGGTGGGTCAGAAAACTGTGCCATAGAAGTGCCTGCACAGGGAGTCAATGGTGTCCACGCTTCTGATTTCAATTGCTGAGGCTTTGGCACACTGTGTCTCATCTATAGGTTTCTTGTTATTTCTTATGAAAAGttggcaaaaagaaaaggtgcAGGTTTTGATATTGTGACAATTTTTAGAAGTATTTGTGCAGGGTACtacagtgaattttaaaaattatctctgGATCATCATCTTCAGGTAACCTAGTATAAGAAGTTTGGATTATATTCAAGTAGCTTGCTAAGTGAGAGGCTACAGTCACACAGAAAAGAATACAGAACATGCTATATTTGTCCTCTAtatgtatttgattttttgaAAGAATATGTAATGGAACACATAGaacaatgaagaaataaaaataaatgtaaaaacttGTAGGACGAGATATAGCTCAAATATGTGGCACATGAGAGTTGGGGTaccccaggctctgcccccacccccagccctcagGGAGCATCCCACCACCCCCCGACACACATACACAGGGAATTAACACCATTTAAAGGATTGATTTTCTTGTGCAAGCCAGGTGCTGGCAGGACTCTGCTGCATGGGGAAGTAAGGCCAGGCTAAGGCAGGGGACTATGCTAGGATTTGGCTTTGGACACCAAGGAAGAGCAAGAACAGCATTGGGAAGGATGACTGGAGCCCTTTCTACAGCTAAAGAGAAAGAGCCTGCTGAGCTGagttataaggaaaaaaaaaagcaggaagaaaaaaaccccaaaaccttaCAGGATTTGGAAATGGCctgaaaagttatttaaaaaaaaccagaaagtcTCCTGTGTGTCAACACAGGTGCTGGTACACACACTTTACTGAGTGAAGCTGTTCAGAGGGTTGTTATGCCCAAGTCCTGTTTGTGCACATATCAAGTGTCACTGCTCTGTACCCCTCCAAACTTTCTGAATTAGCTGGAGAACTTTTCTGAATGGCCCTTAGAGAAGCTTGTCCAAAAAGGATTTCTCATTAGACACCTTTAAATTGCCAGAGCTCTGAGATGGGACACACTGTGACTGACACACTAAATgggtaatttaaaaaaatgttaaggaaattcagaaatacGATTTATGATAGATTCCTCCCTGCAATGTAACCAAACTATTACATTTCTTCATGAAATTTTTGAAGCACATAATTTTCAGTACTGAAATTGAGGGGCTGCCAAGTGCCTGAGAAATATGGGTGGCAGGGAGATTAAAGTGAGTGGCAGCCTGCAGGAtgacagctgctggagaga carries:
- the LOC101822023 gene encoding 2-oxoglutarate receptor 1-like, giving the protein MASECTSNFTAQPGPADRLTSCKDEHFLLLKFYLSVLYSLIFLVCFPGNIVAIFVYCAKMRPWKSSTIIMLNLAITDLLYVVTLPFFIHYYANGNDWIFGDFMCKFIQFCFYFNMYSGIIFLSCFSIFRFLVVVHPVKCLFLRKPRWAVVTCSVVWMISLVALSPLAILIAPSHRQNKTICPDLVAAEDFGTSRWYSWGLTVFAFFLPLLTVTLCYVLIICILATGLHTQASYKQKARRLTVLLLLVFYVCFLPFHVFQGISLELRVQPVSCRLKKTILFVFIITKPLAALNTFGNLLLYVVSGDNFQQAILSLFKFWTNKRLK